In Aricia agestis chromosome 14, ilAriAges1.1, whole genome shotgun sequence, one genomic interval encodes:
- the LOC121733790 gene encoding SCY1-like protein 2, whose translation MEVFNKLYSSVSNTVSQLSGVLPGNPVTREFEATQYIASAGPGLLWKVYKGYKKSTKQEASIFVFEKKQLERWSKADKDIMLDILKRGVVQLTKLKHPQILTVQHSLEESRESLAFATEPVFASLANILGNTENMPQPTPKNLVNYKLYEVEIKYGLMQIAEGLAFLHNSVKLLHHNVCPESIVVNQQGAWKIFGFDFCIMNQNTNDSSPFWPFTEYCQAMHYLTQPALDYLAPEYVLSASHSPASDIYSLGMIIYTLHSTGHQTLGNIGNDYTKFKRFANEMRSLAPSRLLCVTDGLREYVKLMLNATPELRPDPHQFLKIPYFEDVGVKTLNYLDSLFHWDNLQKSQFYKGLPQIIQTMPHRICIYRILPCLMKDFVNPPMVPFVLPNVLLIAENSTKEEYVKYILPVLKPVMLIQEPIQILLIFMQKMELLLKLTPADEVKSDILPMLYRALESDAQQIQELCLSVLPTFASLIDYPAMKNALLPRIKKLCINTNFISVRVNCLLCLGKLLEHLDKWLVLDEVIPFLPQIPSREPAVLMGILGIYKLAMSHKKLGITKEVMATKVLPFLIPLCVENGLTLNQFNALITLVKQMISKVENEHRSKLEQLNSIQNESKMMENSFSTSISAATSPVDKPVKTDIDHLQDLSFPPEKLQPSIPNIGESSLSIEDKQRIAQQQETAKKMSRQSGSVLAPVLSPPPQAPKPVDLTSSLLQSNLTQLSLKPTQNIPPNTGQNLSMNNPLNTGQNLGFMSPNTGQGFTNNTGINNSFGSPMALPPSMGWKSSTNSYASSNFSSPNFGNAGSFNGQNVSTSSYISPTSSLNNTTGNFNNKWANNQNKQTNVKQDWSAFESLLPTSNNNSNDNSKKNDNTNESVDLLS comes from the exons ATGGAGGTTTTTAATAAGCTCTATTCGTCTGTGAGTAATACAGTATCTCAATTGTCTGGTGTGCTGCCTGGAAATCCTGTTACTCGAGAGTTTGAGGCGACACAATACATAGCCAGTGCAGGCCCAG GCTTACTCTGGAAAGTGTACAAGGGCTACAAAAAGTCCACTAAACAGGAGGCATCCATATTCGTATTCGAAAAGAAACAATTGGAAAGATGGTCGAAAGCAGACAAAGACATCATGCTGGACATATTAAAACGGGGCGTGGTGCAACTCACGAAGCTGAAGCATCCTCAAATACTAACCGTGCAGCACAGTTTGGAAGAAAGTCGGGAGAGCTTGGCGTTCGCCACTGAACCTGTGTTTGCTAGTCTCGCAAACATACTTGGAAACACAGAAAACATGCCTCAACCCACACCCAAAAATTTAGTAAACTACAAACTGTACGAAGTGGAAATCAAATATGGCTTAATGCAGATAGCGGAGGGCCTAGCTTTCCTACACAACAGCGTTAAACTTTTGCATCATAATGTCTGTCCTGAGTCTATAGTTGTCAACCAGCAGGGGGCATGGAAGATATTCGGTTTTGATTTTTGTATAATGAATCAAAACACTAATGACTCATCACCTTTTTGGCCGTTCACTGAGTATTGTCAGGCGATGCACTATTTGACACAACCTGCTCTTGATTATCTGGCTCCTGAGTATGTGCTGTCAGCTTCACATTCACCGGCCAGTGATATTTACTCCCTGGGTATGATAATTTATACATTACACAGCACAGGGCATCAAACTTTGGGTAACATTGGTAATGATTAtacaaaattcaaaaggtttgcAAATGAAATGAGGAGCCTAGCTCCATCGAGACTGCTATGTGTGACTGATGGCCTCAGAGAGTATGTGAAATTGATGCTTAATGCCACACCTGAGCTGCGCCCTGATCCTCATCAATTTCTAAAg ATACCATATTTTGAAGATGTTGGTGTGAAAACTCTGAATTACCTCGACTCTCTATTTCACTGGGATAACCTACAGAAGTCACAATTTTACAAAGGCCTGCCCCAGATCATACAAACAATGCCACACAGAATATGTATTTATCGTATTTTACCATGTCTCATGAAAGACTTTGTAAACCCGCCCATGGTTCCTTTTGTTTTACCGAATGTTTTACTCATTGCTGAAAATTCAACAAAAGAGGAGTACGTGAAGTATATCCTACCAGTGCTAAAACCAGTAATGCTCATACAGGAACCAATACAAATACTCCTAATATTCATGCAGAAAATGGAACTATTACTTAAACTGACTCCAGCCGATGAAGTCAAAAGTGATATTTTACCGATGTTGTACCGAGCTTTGGAGTCAGATGCTCAGCAAATACAGGAGCTATGTTTATCAGTGCTGCCGACGTTCGCATCACTAATAGATTATCCGGCCATGAAAAATGCGCTATTGCCGCGTATAAAGAAGCTATGTATTAACACTAATTTCATTTCGGTAAGAGTGAATTGCTTGCTGTGTTTGGGCAAGCTGTTGGAACATTTAGATAAATGGTTGGTGTTGGATGAGGTTATACCATTTTTGCCGCAGATACCATCTAGGGAACCAGCTGTGCTTATGGGAATCCTAG GAATATACAAGTTGGCAATGAGTCACAAGAAACTTGGCATCACTAAGGAAGTTATGGCTACAAAAGTTCTGCCATTTTTAATTCCGCTGTGTGTTGAGAACGGCCTCACGTTAAACCAGTTCAATGCACTGATAACCCTGGTGAAGCAAATGATATCGAAAGTGGAGAACGAACACAGGTCCAAGCTGGAGCAACTCAACTCAATACAGAATGAATCTAA aatgATGGAGAACTCGTTTTCGACGTCAATATCTGCAGCTACATCACCTGTTGACAAACCTGTGAAAACTGATATCGATCACTTACAAGACCTATCATTTCCACCAGAAAAACTTCAACCGTCCATACCGAATATAGGCGAAAGTTCCCTCAGTATTGAAGACAAACAaag GATAGCGCAGCAACAGGAAACAGCGAAGAAGATGTCCCGACAGTCTGGTTCTGTGTTGGCGCCCGTACTGTCCCCGCCGCCACAAGCTCCAAAACCTGTAGACCTCACCAGCTCGCTGCTACAGTCAAATCTAACCCAGCTATCACTTAAACCAACCCAAAATATACCACCGAACACCGGTCAAAACCTAAGTATGAATAACCCGTTAAACACAGGCCAGAACTTAGGTTTCATGAGTCCAAATACTGGTCAAGGCTTCACAAATAATACGGGTATAAACAATAGTTTTGGCAGTCCAATGGCCTTACCTCCTAGTATGGGATGGAAGAGTTCTACTAATAGCTATGCGAGTTCAAACTTTTCGAGTCCGAATTTCGGGAATGCAGGTAGTTTTAACGGCCAAAACGTGAGTACGAGCAGTTACATCAGTCCAACCAGTAGTCTTAACAATACGACTGGCAATTTTAATAACAAGTGGGCGAATAATCAGAACAAACAAACGAATGTTAAGCAGGATtggtcagcttttgaatctctttTACCTACTTCGAATAACAATAGTAATGATAATAGCAAAAAGAATGATAATACCAATGAGAGTGTTGATTTGTTGAGTTAA
- the LOC121733796 gene encoding TM2 domain-containing protein CG11103 produces MRTRNYENYYEILTYTCVKMDRLSILISIILVSISICTSEIDQYSKEPYRPLGPLVKCTFLPLEFLDCDEPVDHKGNETAKKIVKHGCVKFGGVKYDDVEKTRVQCKALDGIECHGPRSFLKDGFPCVRYSGHYFTTTLIYSILLGFIGMDRFCLGQTGTAVGKLLTLGGLGIWWIVDVVLLITNNLHPEDGSNWNPYV; encoded by the coding sequence ATGAGGACAaggaattatgaaaattattatgaaattctgACCTACACTTGCGTAAAAATGGATCGTCTTTCAATATTGATCTCAATTATTTTAGTAAGCATATCTATTTGTACATCTGAAATCGATCAGTATTCAAAGGAGCCATACAGACCTTTGGGTCCTCTGGTGAAATGCACTTTTCTGCCACTTGAGTTTCTGGACTGCGACGAACCAGTTGATCATAAGGGCAACGAAACAGCAAAGAAGATTGTGAAGCACGGCTGCGTGAAGTTTGGAGGCGTCAAATATGATGATGTAGAAAAAACCAGAGTACAGTGCAAAGCATTAGACGGGATTGAATGCCACGGACCTAGAAGTTTTCTTAAAGACGGGTTCCCCTGTGTCCGCTACTCCGGCCACTATTTCACGACAACACTGATTTATAGCATTCTGCTAGGCTTCATCGGTATGGACAGGTTTTGTCTGGGGCAGACTGGCACGGCTGTTGGCAAGCTGCTCACACTGGGCGGTCTCGGAATTTGGTGGATCGTGGATGTTGTGTTACTAATCACAAACAATTTGCATCCAGAAGATGGAAGCAATTGGAATCCATATGTTTGA
- the LOC121733798 gene encoding 40S ribosomal protein S13, with product MGRMHAPGKGISQSALPYRRSVPTWLKLTADDVKEQIFKLGKKGLTPSQIGVMLRDSYGVAQVRFVTGKKILRIMKAMGLAPDLPEDLYYLIKKAVAMRKHLERNRKDKDSKFRLILVESRIHRLARYYKTKSVLPPNWKYESSTASALVA from the exons ATGGGTCGCATGCACGCACCTGG CAAGGGTATTTCACAGTCGGCGTTGCCATACCGCCGCAGTGTCCCAACCTGGTTAAAATTAACCGCTGATGATGTCAAGGAACAGATTTTCAAACTTGGCAAAAAGGGTCTTACCCCATCACAAATCG gtgTCATGCTCAGGGATTCCTATGGTGTCGCACAAGTTAGATTTGTCACCGGTAAAAAGATCCTGCGTATCATGAAGGCCATGGGTCTCGCCCCCGATCTACCTGAGGACTTATACTACTTGATCAAGAAGGCTGTCGCCATGCGCAAGCACTTGGAGCGCAACAGGAAGGACAAGGACAGCAAATTCAGACTGATTCTTGTCGAGTCCAGAATACACAGGCTGGCCCGTTACTACAAGACCAAGAGTGTGCTCCCTCCCAACTGGAAATACGAGTCGAGCACCGCCTCCGCTTTAGTGGCTTAA
- the LOC121733797 gene encoding trafficking protein particle complex subunit 5: MSSGRSKSSILDKPLSKGKGEISLALYALLFSEIVQYCQNKSHSIHELQNKLSEIGQDVGTRLLDLYFVREKNSKREIKLLNMLLFIKSTLWKVLYGKEADKLEHANDDERTYYIIEKDALVNKFISVPKDKGSLNCASFNAGIIEAVLTKGGFPAKVTAHWHKGTTYMVKFEDSVIARDKSLDDR, translated from the exons ATGTCTTCTGGAAGATCAAAATCGTCAATCCTCGACAAACCGTTGAGTAAAGGAAAAGGCGAAATTTCATTAGCTCTCTACGCCCTTCTTTTTTCAGAAATTGTTCAATACTGCCAAAACAAATCACATTCTATACATGAGTTGCAGaataa ATTGTCAGAGATAGGGCAAGATGTGGGTACAAGACTCTtggatttatattttgttagagaaaaaaatagcaagagggaaataaaattacttaacatgctattatttattaaatctaCTCTCTGGAAG GTGTTGTATGGAAAAGAGGCAGATAAGTTGGAGCATGCTAATGATGATGAAAGAACATACTACATTATAGAGAAGGATGCTCTT GTAAACAAATTTATTAGTGTCCCTAAAGATAAAGGCTCACTTAACTGTGCCTCTTTCAATGCTGGTATTATAGAGGCAGTCTTAACTAAAGGTGGATTT CCGGCAAAAGTGACAGCTCACTGGCACAAAGGTACAACTTACATGGTCAAGTTTGAGGACTCTGTTATAGCAAGGGATAAATCTTTGGATGACCGataa